The genomic DNA ACTGTTTTCAATTTCTGGAGAGAACTTTGTTAGAGTTTTGATATGAAAAATATTGAAtcgtagattgcttttggtaagatggcagATAACATTTCACAGTGTTAGCCCTGCCAATCTATGAGCATAGGAAATGTTTGTATCGCCATCAATTTCTCGTTCCAGTGTCTCAAGATTTTCATGGCACAAGTTTTTCATGTCCATGTGAAATctattctctctcacacatacatggTGTGAGTTGTGGGTtgattttgtggttgttgttgagGTTACTGTGAATTATAGTTTTCTTGAGTTTTCTAAGTGTATCTGTCATTTGTACATATGAAGGTTACTTATCTCTGTGTTCATGTTATATCCTCCTACTTTACTGAGTGTATTTATTAGTAGTAGTGGTTTTCTGGTAGTCATTAGGGTCAATTATATCAGCTGTAAAAAAAGCtactttggcttcttcctttcctggttcacaacaggatgttgatgcCAGTGGGgtgaggccaggaaaacaggaggtacctgtggttatgctggaaaacaactcacagagaccctgtgggggctgggtcccaacaagctaatataaaaagaaattcacaGTTCTAAACCAAGGTGCTATTAGATTTGTGGCTTGTGAGGGTCTGTCTCTGCATCCAAAATAGTCCACGCCTTGAAGATTGTTTCCTTGCATGGTGGAGAGAATGGAAGGACTAAGAGGCTGATCttggcttcttgtttgttttggaggttTCCCAAACCACCCACATCTCCAGTGATTCACTAGAAGTCCTCATGAGACTCAACATATATGTGTGATCAAAGTCAAGACATACTAAATCAAAACTGTATACAAGAGGATCAGTAGGAAATGAAGACACAGAGCAATCTAGATCAGTCCACTTGAGGGTTCTGATGCTCTCTAACCTACCATTTAAACCAGGCAGTAATGTATCTGCAGTCTCCAACTGATTAAGTCCCAATGTGATATTTCAGTGTTTATTGTTGTACATGACCAATAGAAAACACCATACTTCCTATTTTGAATTTTGATCCTTTCCTGGCCTTTACTCTAGTGATGCTGGGAAGCAGCAGTGTGCCACAGCTTCTAGTCACCCTTGTGATCACAAAGGCAGATAAATGGTACTCTGTCATGTACTTTGTGGCTAAGTCCTGATGTTCAATAGGCTAAGTATACTAATTgcggtttggttttcttttcctttacaacATTTAAGCTTATATTGTGCTTTGGGGGATGTATCTCCATAATAAGTTGAAGAGTATCCatacataaacattttttaaagcccAGGAAACCTACTACAGGATAGCACTCAAGGTTTATATTAGGACTAGTGACATGGATACTCTTTGCCTGAAAATTACCAAAATTTCAGGTTATGGGAATATTAACAGTAGGAATTTGCTGTGTGTTACCAGAAgattgtgtgttttgtttcttatttttcttctgtggtgtTATTTTCTTAAACAGGAAGACTTTCCACAGCTTGAGGAAGAAGCATGGATTTGAAAAGTGTGAAAGAGTATTTTGCCTGGCTGTACTATCAATACCAAATCATCAGCTGCTGTGCTGTCCTGGAGCCCTGGGAACAGTCTATGTTCAATACCATCTTACTGACCATTGTTGCTATGGTAGTATACACTGCCTATGTCTTCATCCCCATCCACATCCGCCTGGCTTGGGAATTTTTCTCCAAAATATGTGGATATCACAGTTCAATTTCTAACTGATCTCATCGGAATCCTGTGAAATAGCATGATGTGTTCATGTTGCTTACTACCTGTTGACTTAGGCGACTGCACCATCTTTCACCTTTGACCTGACCAGCACTCTTTCTATGCACTCGCATCCTGCCTGGAGTCTGAACTAGGCGTCCTCCCAGTTGCTTTTATCCATGCAGCATTGTGTGTATCCGATGACAGAAAATGCATTGACTTGACCCCATTGCCCACATTCACTCAACTCAACTCTATGGCTTTAGATTTCTTTTGAAATCTGAATGCTTTCCAATAACACTTTTCTGGAAAATAGGCTTATAAGAAACTTAACAGAGTCATATTTAAAATGCTCTCTTCATATTATTCTATACTAAAGGATATGTTACAAAAAGTATTCTTCATAGGCTACTGTCAAAAGTACCCTGCTCTTGTTTACAATCTATTAAAAGatgtgaataaaataaacaaacctttaaagTCTTATTTTCTGGTAAATAGCTaatatctaaaattattttcttcttctttttaaaattttcattctctttgtttTACCTAAAATTCTTTTActtcaaaagcaaaagaatagGCCAGAGgcaattattttctttcagatatGGTCCAGGCATTATTTCAAATGCCTCTGAAATCTGGCTTTATATAGTTTTAAGTGACTTATGATTTTAAATCAACAAGTAAATACTGTACCATGGAacaatttaagtttaaaaaataaatataatcaggACAAATTCAGATCTTGTGACTTTCGACCATGTCCTGTCTTGCATGCTGGAGGTAAGAGAAGAGAATGGTCATTTTCCCGTACCTTCACTacatggaaggaaaactgcatgTCCTGGGCTACAGGAAGAAGCTAATAAATAGGTTGGAAGTAATAGTCTACCAGCAGGAAGTCGACAGCTCCAGTTATACGCTGTGATATAGTGGCTCTTTTGCACAGAAGAAACAAGATTTATTGAATTTCCCTCAAAATGTTTATCTTCAAAGCAAATGTAAGATTTTAATTATAGTGCTGAGTCAAACATGAAAGCCAAAGACCAAGCCTTGCAGATTTTCTTTCCTCCCAATAAATGTTAACGTTAGCAATTATGGAGGGTAAAAAACAAAGAGGTTTTGGGCAACACTGGCACCTTTGTTTTAGAGGGGAAATATTCCAAGGAGAGCTAAAAAGAAGGATATTTGGCATGCAAAATCAACTTGCAcgtctgtttaaaaaaaaaaagaaaaagcatacattttgaagagaaaccagatatgaatatatatatatatgcttgttaatttttgcaaaataaaattaagtttactTTGATAAATAAATGCCCAGTTTGGACTTGCTTTCCCTTTCTTCACAACACAGTACAGTGCATTCCCCAAGCAACCCCCACTAATCTATTCTCAAGTGGTAGAATAAAACAAACCTTTGCCAAGTTGctggtttcttttcctcttgctgtgatgaaacaccggaAGGAGAAGCTTCGGGAAGGAAGGGTCTCTCGGGGCTCCTGTTGGAGTCCAGCACATGATGGTGGAGAGGACATGgcggcaggaacttgaggcagctggtcacactgtagccacagtcaggaagcagagagcgatGAGGGCAGGCActcagtctgttttctccttttcattcaatCCAAGACCTTAGTCCAAGGAATGGGGTTGCCCATATCAAAGTTAAATCTTTCTAGAAACATCCTCATAGACATACccagatttgtttccatggtgattctaaatcgaAATTGAGTTGACAATGAAGACTAGCCCTCAGACTAATAAACTTCTCAAATCTAGATAACACATTTTTCAGATTACATGACTTCTATTACATGCCATAGTCGGTATCCAGGTTTCCCAGTTACAGGAAAGGGGCCTGGGGATTAGAAAACTCAACTTGTTCAAAATCAGTTAGCTACCTCGGCTGCTATacaaggcggggggggggggctgttcaCCCAACTCTCTTGTGATCTTAGGAAGAGTGCTTCCACTTTTAGTTAACAGTTTAAGAATGGGCTTGAATGCATTCCCAGTTCACAGTGACTCAGCACCCTTCTGTAGGTGGCTTCCTGCTAAGTACTTCCAGAATTCAGTCACAAAGATACCACTTTGACCTTCAAATCTACCTTCTAAAAATAAGAGGTAAATTAAACACTGGTAGACAGAGGAGATGTTAATAAAGGGTTATTACAAAACGCCGCCCTGGGATGTCACATCAAAGGCGACTATTGTCTCTGAATAATCAAAGATAGTCAATACAGCGTCCAAAAGGTATACTCATAcaggctttttgtttggttggttgtctTAAAGCTACCAGTGTGCAGCAGGGAAGAAAGCCACATCTGCCTGTGGCTGCTGGTCCAGACTTGGCAGAGCTGTTTTTCACTTTGGCTGCAGTCAGCCTGGACTAGAACACTGTGTGCTTCCACTATATAGATACTTTGACAGTATGCTTAGAACTTAAAACAGGAAGATCCAAAGGGTCTCAGGTTCCAGACGGCTAGTATTTATCACTCCTGACACCAGGACTCATAAATACTCAGTACTGGCTAaagcagtaaataaataaatacccaaaCCTGCTTTGCCTACTTGTATAATAACAACACCAAACCCACAACACACAAAATACCAAGAACCAGACAGTTTTAACATAACATCATTGATTAATCTAcattacatgtaaaaaaaaaatcactaatgcattttctacttgttccttttctttttctgtcactaACTCTTTCGAGTCCTATAACTAGTGTGCTCCTAGGAGACAGAATCGGCTTGTTTCTGAATGCCAGGTGGTTGGCACAGGGATTAGCAGGTGCCCACCACAGAGAGAATTCTTCAGCAACTCAGACACTGTACGAGGAAGCTCAGCTTGTTTATCAGGCACCTCCACATGCACGGTTTCAGGTTATGGACCTAAAGAGTAACCTCCATTCACATGACAGATTGACTAAAAGCTAACCAGGCATCCATGCATAGGCAAAGGGAGTTGAGAGATGAATAAAGAGCTGATGAGAAATTATAAGAGACAAGGTGATACACATTCCATGGTATTTATCATAAAATCCTCTTCTCTTcggatatttgaaaaaaaatgtagccTACTCTATGCCAGCTGTTGaatttgataagaaaaaaaaaaaacccagcgaGACAAAAATTTAAgttgtcaacacacacacacacacacacacacacacacacacacacacacacaaccaatgTCACAGCTCTCAGCAGAAAGGGAATAAAAGATAGCTTATCCTGCAGCCAAGTTTGAATGGCCATGGCCTGGAAAAGCACAGATTTAGGTCACCCCGTTTCCGTGTCTTCCAAAGTGGAAGTGGTTTAATAATGctaaaacaaagaaagtcataaatcaaagaaatttgaaaacacaCTGGCGAGGACCTCAGAAAAGCAGATTACAGCCAGGCAGATGAGCCTCAGTAGTTACCTGGTAGTATTCTTAGTCCTTTAGTTGGTGGAGAACACAGTTTTAAGACAATACATTGTGatgtttttgttgtggtggtggtggtggtggtggttttttttttgttgttgttgttgttgtttttgtgtttagagacagggtttctctgtgtagctttggagcctatcctgacactcgctctggagaccaggctggcctcaaactcacagagatccacttgcctcttcctcccgagtgctgggattaaaggcgtgtgctaccaatgcaCGGCTGTTGTGATGGTTTTAATCTGTTTGTCAGGGTATTAGGTTTGACTTAGAGGTGGCTAAGGAATGGCTATTTGGAAGACTGAATATTGATTAAGATAAATAACAACTGGGCTCTGAAACGGTACCAATCCAACCTCCCCACAGTCGTAACTGTTTTAGTTGGCCCAATAGCCTCTGTTGGGCCATACAGATTCTTTCCaggaatttttttctcataaaatatataaaaaaaatctctgaatttACTCACAAATAAATTCGATGTTtggcaaaataaaactaaaaaacaaatgaaatatttaacaaatacttAACAACAAATATCACAATTTTTGAGCAGAACGAGCAAAAGACCAGCAGTGTTCTGAGGAGGAAGCAGCAGAAGGTCGGAGACGGACAGAACATGGGGTGAAGGCAGCCAGCAGCATGTCTCTTGTGACTGTAAGAGACTCAGAGCCAGGCACAATGTGGGAGGATAGTCTGAGATAATGTACAAACGAAGCTAGAAAGTTGAGGCAATGATTCATTATATATGACCCCTGTGGTGGTGTGAAAGtaaatagcccccaaagggagtggcactattaggaagtatacccttgttggagtaagtgtgtctttgtgggagtgggctttgaggtcttttgctTTCTCCTGCGTATGCAACACAGAGGTATCCCACTGAcaacacacacttgtaatcccttttctgtgaatttgaaactCAAATTGTTTgtttcaacatttcttttttgtgtcttgCTAGTGGTAAATGCTAACTGAGGCAACACTTTGACCTAGGAGTCTGAAGGAGCATCAATGCAGACTACAAAATAGGACCAGATATTTGTtccactacacatacacacacacacacacacacacacacacacacacacaaaatctgtaACACCCAATCACACCTGAGGCAGGTAAACTTCCCAGATACCATGAACCTGATGGTTAGGAATGTCACCGTAGGAAAGAACTACATGTCACATAGTGCTCACACACTGTGTATCCAGGCTCAAATTGCTTAAACTCTGAGTCAAAGGCCTGGGGCAGGAGATGGGCAAGAGGTGGGAAGGAGGGCAAGCATGAGAAGGTGGTggggaaatgaaaggaaggagggcaaagaaaaagaaaaggaaccccCCCCCTTTCTTTAATTTCCATGTTCAAAATTGGAAGGTCTAAtgagtctcaaaagacaaacatcatgACATATTTAGCTGAGAAATCTAACTGGTATTTATTAGGGAATCCAGAATTGAACAACATCTCACTCTCTAACACTGGATTCAAAAGAGGGCATCATcttttggggaagaaaaggactggagaaaaaaagaagca from Cricetulus griseus strain 17A/GY chromosome 1 unlocalized genomic scaffold, alternate assembly CriGri-PICRH-1.0 chr1_0, whole genome shotgun sequence includes the following:
- the Sptssb gene encoding serine palmitoyltransferase small subunit B, whose amino-acid sequence is MDLKSVKEYFAWLYYQYQIISCCAVLEPWEQSMFNTILLTIVAMVVYTAYVFIPIHIRLAWEFFSKICGYHSSISN